In one window of Streptomyces griseus subsp. griseus DNA:
- a CDS encoding VOC family protein has translation MSLTPRLIVPDPDTASTYYQKAMGAEEVFRAQDDSGRVMVVVLQIGGSPLTLSPAVTEWGWLSPEDVGGSPVLLEAEFTDQDAVAERMVAGGGTVVVPVENRPYGKREGRLRDPFGHLWIITGELR, from the coding sequence ATGAGTCTGACGCCACGTTTGATCGTCCCGGACCCCGACACAGCCTCGACCTACTACCAGAAGGCCATGGGCGCCGAAGAGGTGTTCCGCGCGCAGGACGACAGCGGTCGGGTGATGGTCGTCGTCCTCCAGATCGGCGGCTCCCCCCTCACCCTGTCCCCGGCGGTGACGGAGTGGGGCTGGCTCTCCCCCGAGGACGTGGGCGGCTCGCCGGTGCTCCTGGAGGCGGAGTTCACCGACCAGGACGCCGTCGCCGAACGGATGGTCGCCGGGGGCGGCACCGTGGTCGTCCCCGTCGAGAACCGCCCGTACGGCAAGCGGGAGGGGCGCCTCCGCGACCCCTTCGGCCACCTGTGGATCATCACCGGCGAGCTGCGCTGA